The following are from one region of the Edwardsiella tarda ATCC 15947 = NBRC 105688 genome:
- the rimP gene encoding ribosome maturation factor RimP — protein MSTLEQKLTEMITAPVEALGFELVGIEFIRGRHSTLRIYIDSEEGITVDDCADVSHQVSAVLDVEDPISVAYNLEVSSPGMDRPLFTAEHYTRFLNEEVTLVLRMAMQNRRKWQGVIKAVDGEMITVTVDGKDEVFALSNVQKANLVPHF, from the coding sequence TTGTCCACATTAGAGCAAAAATTAACAGAGATGATTACGGCGCCGGTCGAAGCCCTGGGCTTCGAGCTGGTCGGGATTGAGTTCATCCGTGGCCGCCATTCAACGCTGCGAATCTATATCGATAGTGAAGAAGGTATCACTGTTGATGATTGTGCTGATGTTAGCCACCAGGTCAGCGCCGTTCTTGACGTAGAGGATCCGATTTCAGTCGCCTATAACCTGGAAGTCTCCTCGCCGGGGATGGATCGCCCGTTGTTTACCGCCGAACATTACACCCGTTTTCTGAATGAGGAAGTGACGCTGGTATTGCGGATGGCGATGCAGAATCGTCGCAAGTGGCAGGGTGTCATCAAGGCGGTAGACGGCGAGATGATTACGGTCACGGTTGATGGCAAAGATGAAGTGTTCGCGCTGAGCAATGTCCAGAAAGCGAACCTGGTACCCCACTTTTAA
- the secG gene encoding preprotein translocase subunit SecG: MYEALLVIFLLISVALIALIMLQQGKGADMGASFGAGASATLFGSSGSGNFMTRTTGILATLFFVLSLVLGNLSGHQNKQGSEWDNLGQPVKTEQPAKPAAPATPSSDIPN; encoded by the coding sequence ATGTATGAAGCTCTTTTGGTAATTTTCCTGCTGATCTCTGTGGCGTTGATCGCCCTGATCATGTTGCAGCAGGGTAAAGGTGCTGACATGGGCGCTTCATTCGGCGCAGGCGCCTCGGCGACGCTGTTTGGTTCCAGCGGTAGCGGCAACTTTATGACCCGTACGACGGGCATCCTGGCGACGCTGTTTTTCGTGCTGAGCCTGGTGTTGGGCAACCTGAGCGGTCATCAGAATAAGCAAGGCAGTGAGTGGGACAACCTGGGTCAGCCTGTAAAGACTGAACAGCCGGCTAAACCGGCCGCACCGGCTACGCCGAGCAGCGATATCCCGAACTGA
- the glmM gene encoding phosphoglucosamine mutase has product MSERKYFGTDGIRGKVGSNPITPDFVLKLGWAAGKVLARHGSRKIIIGKDTRISGYMLESALEAGLAAAGLSAAFTGPMPTPAIAYLTRTFRAEAGIVISASHNPYYDNGIKFFSIDGTKLPDEVEAAIEAELEKPLTCVESAELGKASRIVDAAGRYIEFCKSTFPNALSLNGLKIVADCANGATYHIAPNVLRELGAEVITIGTSPDGMNINKECGATDVRALQARVVAEQADLGMAFDGDGDRLIMVDHQGNKVDGDQILYIVAREALRQGKLHGGVVGTLMSNMGLELALKQLGIPFARAKVGDRYVLETLQEKGWRMGAENSGHVIILDQTTTGDGIVAGLQVLAAMARNHMSLADLCSGMTLLPQVLVNVRFAGQNDPLQDAAVQQACVEVEQQLAGRGRVLLRKSGTEPLIRVMVEGEELAQVTRLAESIAAAVKAVG; this is encoded by the coding sequence ATGAGTGAACGTAAATATTTTGGTACCGATGGCATTCGTGGCAAGGTGGGCAGTAATCCGATAACTCCTGACTTTGTGCTCAAGTTGGGTTGGGCGGCAGGCAAGGTCTTAGCGCGTCATGGCTCACGCAAGATCATCATCGGTAAAGATACGCGTATCTCCGGTTATATGCTGGAGTCGGCGCTTGAGGCAGGGCTGGCGGCGGCCGGTCTCTCGGCCGCCTTCACCGGGCCGATGCCGACGCCAGCCATCGCCTACCTGACGCGTACCTTCCGCGCCGAGGCAGGCATCGTCATCTCCGCCTCCCATAACCCTTACTATGATAATGGGATTAAGTTCTTCTCCATCGACGGTACCAAGTTGCCGGACGAGGTCGAGGCGGCGATCGAGGCCGAGTTAGAGAAGCCGCTGACCTGTGTCGAATCGGCGGAGTTGGGTAAGGCCAGTCGTATCGTAGATGCGGCCGGTCGTTACATTGAATTCTGTAAGAGCACCTTCCCGAACGCCTTGAGCCTGAACGGATTGAAGATCGTCGCCGACTGCGCCAACGGTGCGACCTACCACATTGCACCGAATGTGCTGCGTGAGCTGGGAGCGGAGGTGATCACCATCGGCACCTCGCCGGACGGGATGAACATCAATAAAGAGTGCGGGGCGACGGATGTCCGTGCCCTGCAGGCGCGTGTCGTCGCCGAGCAGGCGGATTTAGGGATGGCCTTTGACGGTGACGGTGATCGTCTGATCATGGTCGATCATCAGGGTAACAAGGTCGACGGCGATCAGATCCTGTATATCGTGGCGCGCGAGGCGCTGCGCCAGGGTAAATTGCATGGCGGCGTGGTGGGCACCTTGATGAGCAACATGGGATTGGAACTGGCATTGAAACAGCTGGGTATCCCCTTTGCGCGGGCCAAGGTGGGCGACCGTTATGTGTTGGAGACCCTGCAAGAGAAGGGATGGCGCATGGGCGCGGAGAATTCCGGCCATGTTATCATTCTGGATCAGACGACGACCGGGGATGGTATCGTCGCGGGCCTGCAAGTGTTGGCGGCGATGGCGCGCAATCACATGAGTCTGGCGGATCTGTGCAGCGGTATGACCCTGCTGCCGCAGGTGTTAGTCAATGTGCGCTTTGCCGGGCAAAACGATCCCTTGCAGGATGCCGCGGTGCAACAGGCCTGTGTCGAGGTTGAACAACAACTGGCCGGTCGGGGGCGGGTATTGCTGCGTAAGTCTGGCACCGAGCCGTTGATCCGCGTGATGGTCGAGGGCGAGGAGCTGGCGCAGGTGACGCGTTTAGCCGAGAGCATCGCGGCGGCGGTGAAGGCGGTCGGCTGA
- the folP gene encoding dihydropteroate synthase, with protein sequence MLLRSRDLTLNLNYPQVMGILNVTPDSFSDGGRHNVLDAALRHAESMIMAGATIIDVGGESTRPGAAEVSTEEELARVVPVVEALTQRFEVWVSVDTSKAAVIRACSAAGADMINDIRSLSEPGALAAAAESGLPVCLMHMQGEPKSMQQSPQYDDVVAEVDAYLTAQIARCVAGGIARERLILDPGFGFGKNLTHNYRLLAHLAHFHHHGLPLLVGMSRKSMIGQLLNVPPSQRIAGSVACAVIAAMQGAQIIRVHDVRETVDAMRVVEATLSAKE encoded by the coding sequence ATGCTGCTCAGGTCTCGCGATCTTACCCTCAATCTCAATTATCCCCAGGTGATGGGGATCTTGAATGTTACCCCCGACTCCTTCTCCGACGGTGGGCGTCATAATGTGTTGGATGCCGCATTGCGCCACGCCGAGTCGATGATCATGGCGGGCGCCACCATTATCGATGTCGGCGGTGAGTCGACGCGTCCCGGTGCCGCCGAGGTGAGTACGGAGGAGGAGCTGGCGCGGGTGGTGCCGGTCGTCGAGGCGTTGACGCAGCGCTTCGAAGTTTGGGTTTCCGTTGACACCTCGAAGGCCGCCGTGATCCGCGCTTGTAGCGCCGCGGGAGCCGACATGATCAATGACATCCGTTCGCTGAGTGAGCCGGGAGCCTTGGCGGCGGCGGCCGAGAGTGGGCTACCGGTCTGCCTGATGCATATGCAGGGGGAGCCGAAGAGCATGCAACAGAGCCCACAGTATGACGACGTGGTGGCGGAAGTTGACGCCTACCTTACGGCTCAGATCGCGCGCTGCGTGGCCGGGGGGATCGCGCGCGAACGCCTGATCCTCGATCCCGGTTTTGGCTTCGGCAAGAACTTGACGCATAATTACCGCCTTCTGGCTCACCTGGCGCACTTTCACCACCACGGTTTGCCACTCTTAGTGGGGATGTCCCGCAAGTCGATGATCGGGCAATTATTGAATGTGCCTCCGTCCCAGCGGATTGCCGGCAGCGTCGCGTGCGCCGTGATTGCCGCGATGCAGGGAGCGCAGATTATCCGTGTGCACGATGTGCGTGAGACCGTCGACGCCATGCGCGTGGTGGAAGCCACACTTTCAGCGAAGGAATAA
- the ftsH gene encoding ATP-dependent zinc metalloprotease FtsH: MAKNLILWLVIAVVLMSVFQSFGPSESNSRRVDYSTFLTEVNQDQVRQVSIDGRAINVTKKDGNRYTTYIPINDPKLLDSLLTKNVKVIGEPPEEPSLLTSIFISWFPMLLLIGVWIFFMRQMQGGGGKGAMSFGKSKARMLTEDQIKTTFADVAGCDEAKEEVGELVEYLRDPSRFQKLGGKIPKGILMVGPPGTGKTLLAKAIAGEAKVPFFTISGSDFVEMFVGVGASRVRDMFEQAKKAAPCIIFIDEIDAVGRQRGAGLGGGHDEREQTLNQMLVEMDGFEGNEGIIVIAATNRPDVLDPALLRPGRFDRQVVVGLPDVRGREQILKVHMRRVPLATDIDASVIARGTPGFSGADLANLVNEAALFAARNNKRVVSMVEFEKAKDKIMMGAERRSMVMTEAQKESTAYHEAGHAIIGRLVPEHDPVHKVTIIPRGRALGVTFFLPQGDSISYSRQKLESMISVAYGGRLAEELIYGTENVSTGASQDIKQATTIARNMVTQWGFSEKLGPLLYAEEEGEVFLGRSVAKSKHMSDETARIIDQEVKALIERNYQRARQLLVDNMDIMHAMKDALMKYETIDAPQVDDLMARREVRPPAGWLDEQANRQAQAQQPAAQAQPQPTAAPAEPTTPAEDNSTVRSDDDRDQHNGGEK, encoded by the coding sequence ATGGCGAAAAACCTAATTCTCTGGCTGGTCATCGCGGTAGTGCTGATGTCGGTTTTCCAGAGCTTTGGGCCCAGCGAATCAAATAGCCGCAGGGTGGACTACTCGACGTTCCTGACCGAGGTTAACCAGGATCAGGTGCGCCAGGTCAGCATTGATGGGCGTGCGATCAACGTTACCAAGAAGGATGGTAATCGTTATACCACCTACATTCCGATTAATGATCCGAAACTGTTGGATTCTCTGTTAACCAAGAATGTAAAAGTGATCGGTGAGCCGCCGGAAGAGCCGAGCCTGCTGACGTCGATCTTTATCTCTTGGTTCCCGATGCTGTTGCTGATCGGTGTCTGGATCTTCTTTATGCGCCAAATGCAGGGCGGCGGCGGGAAAGGCGCCATGTCGTTCGGTAAGAGTAAGGCGCGCATGTTGACGGAAGATCAGATCAAAACCACCTTTGCCGATGTGGCCGGTTGCGATGAGGCCAAAGAAGAGGTCGGCGAGTTGGTAGAGTACCTACGTGATCCGAGCCGTTTCCAGAAGTTAGGCGGCAAGATCCCCAAAGGTATCCTGATGGTGGGGCCGCCGGGGACCGGTAAGACCTTGCTGGCCAAGGCGATCGCCGGTGAGGCGAAGGTACCCTTTTTCACGATTTCTGGTTCTGACTTTGTCGAGATGTTTGTCGGCGTCGGTGCCTCTCGTGTACGTGACATGTTCGAGCAGGCTAAGAAGGCGGCACCGTGCATCATCTTTATCGATGAGATCGATGCCGTGGGCCGTCAGCGTGGCGCAGGTTTGGGCGGCGGTCACGATGAACGTGAGCAGACCCTGAACCAGATGCTGGTCGAGATGGATGGCTTCGAAGGCAATGAAGGCATCATCGTTATCGCCGCCACTAACCGTCCAGACGTGCTGGACCCGGCGCTGCTGCGTCCCGGTCGTTTCGACCGTCAGGTCGTGGTTGGTTTGCCGGATGTGCGTGGTCGTGAGCAGATCCTGAAGGTGCATATGCGCCGAGTCCCGTTGGCAACGGATATCGATGCTTCGGTGATCGCGCGTGGTACGCCGGGCTTCTCCGGTGCCGATCTGGCTAACCTGGTTAACGAGGCGGCGTTGTTCGCTGCACGTAACAACAAGCGTGTCGTCTCGATGGTCGAGTTCGAAAAGGCCAAAGATAAGATCATGATGGGGGCTGAGCGCCGTTCCATGGTGATGACCGAGGCGCAAAAAGAGTCAACGGCCTACCATGAAGCCGGGCATGCGATCATCGGTCGTTTGGTCCCGGAGCATGATCCGGTGCATAAGGTGACGATTATTCCGCGCGGCCGTGCATTGGGCGTGACCTTTTTCCTGCCGCAGGGTGACTCCATCAGCTACAGCCGTCAGAAGCTGGAAAGCATGATCTCTGTCGCCTACGGCGGTCGTCTGGCCGAAGAGCTGATTTACGGTACCGAGAATGTCTCTACCGGGGCATCACAGGATATCAAGCAGGCGACCACCATTGCCCGTAACATGGTGACTCAGTGGGGCTTCTCCGAGAAGTTGGGGCCGTTGCTGTATGCCGAAGAGGAGGGCGAGGTCTTCCTCGGCCGCTCTGTCGCTAAGAGCAAGCACATGTCCGACGAGACGGCGCGTATCATCGACCAAGAGGTCAAGGCGCTGATCGAACGTAACTACCAACGTGCTCGGCAGTTGCTGGTCGATAATATGGATATCATGCATGCCATGAAGGATGCGTTGATGAAGTATGAGACCATCGATGCACCGCAGGTCGATGATCTGATGGCGCGCCGTGAGGTTCGCCCACCGGCAGGCTGGTTGGATGAGCAGGCTAACCGCCAGGCTCAGGCTCAGCAACCTGCAGCGCAGGCACAACCTCAGCCGACGGCGGCCCCGGCAGAGCCGACGACGCCCGCGGAAGATAACAGCACGGTACGCAGCGACGACGATCGCGATCAACATAACGGTGGCGAGAAGTAA
- the rlmE gene encoding 23S rRNA (uridine(2552)-2'-O)-methyltransferase RlmE, translating into MGKKRSASSSRWLQEHFSDKYVQQAQKKGLRSRAWFKLDEIQGTDKIFRPGMTVVDLGAAPGGWSQYVVTQIGDKGRVIACDLLPMDPIVGVDFLQGDFRDELVLAALMERVGDAKVQVVMSDMAPNMSGTPSVDIPRAMYLVELALEMAKDVLAPGGSFVVKVFQGEGFDEYLGQIRSLFTKVKIRKPEASRARSREVYIVATGRKL; encoded by the coding sequence ATGGGTAAAAAACGTTCAGCCAGTTCGAGTCGCTGGTTACAGGAACATTTTAGCGATAAATATGTGCAACAAGCACAGAAAAAGGGGCTACGTTCGCGTGCCTGGTTTAAACTGGACGAGATCCAGGGGACAGATAAGATCTTTCGGCCGGGTATGACCGTGGTGGATTTGGGCGCCGCGCCCGGGGGATGGTCACAGTATGTGGTCACACAAATCGGCGATAAAGGTCGGGTGATTGCGTGCGATCTTTTACCTATGGATCCTATCGTTGGCGTCGATTTCCTCCAGGGCGATTTTCGTGATGAATTGGTGCTGGCGGCGCTGATGGAGCGAGTGGGTGATGCCAAGGTGCAGGTGGTGATGTCTGATATGGCACCCAATATGAGCGGCACCCCTTCCGTAGATATTCCGCGTGCCATGTATCTGGTTGAATTGGCGTTGGAAATGGCCAAAGATGTTCTGGCACCCGGTGGTAGTTTTGTGGTGAAGGTCTTTCAGGGAGAGGGATTTGACGAGTATCTGGGCCAGATCCGCTCCCTGTTTACGAAGGTGAAGATTCGTAAGCCTGAAGCTTCGCGTGCGCGTTCGCGCGAAGTGTACATCGTAGCGACAGGGCGGAAACTGTAG
- the yhbY gene encoding ribosome assembly RNA-binding protein YhbY, which produces MNLTNKQKQHLKSLAHSLKPVVQLGANGLTEGVLAEIEQALAHHELIKVKIAAEERETKTLIADAIVRETGACNVQLIGNVLVIYRPSEERKISLPR; this is translated from the coding sequence ATGAATCTGACTAACAAGCAAAAACAGCACCTGAAAAGCTTGGCCCATTCGCTGAAGCCTGTTGTGCAACTCGGCGCGAACGGCCTTACTGAAGGGGTGCTCGCAGAAATTGAACAGGCGCTGGCGCACCATGAGCTGATCAAGGTAAAGATCGCCGCTGAAGAGCGCGAAACCAAAACCCTGATCGCCGACGCCATCGTCCGTGAAACCGGTGCGTGTAACGTGCAACTGATCGGTAACGTCTTGGTGATTTACCGCCCAAGCGAAGAGCGTAAGATCAGTTTACCGCGTTAA
- the greA gene encoding transcription elongation factor GreA: MNQIPMTLRGAEKLREELDFLKGTRRPQIIAAIAEAREHGDLKENAEYHAAREQQGFCEGRIQEIEAKLSNAQVIDVTKMPNNGRVIFGATVSVENVDTEDQQTYRIVGDDEADFKHNLISVNSPIARGLIGKEEGEVVTIKTPGGEVEYEILKVEYL, from the coding sequence ATGAATCAGATTCCGATGACGTTGCGCGGTGCAGAGAAACTGCGTGAAGAGTTAGATTTTTTGAAAGGGACTCGCCGTCCGCAGATCATTGCGGCGATCGCAGAGGCACGCGAGCACGGCGATCTGAAAGAGAATGCGGAGTATCACGCGGCGCGTGAACAGCAAGGGTTTTGTGAAGGGCGTATTCAGGAGATCGAGGCGAAACTCTCCAATGCGCAGGTGATCGATGTCACTAAGATGCCAAACAATGGGCGGGTGATCTTCGGTGCGACCGTTAGCGTGGAAAACGTGGATACGGAAGATCAGCAAACCTATCGCATCGTGGGTGATGATGAGGCGGACTTCAAACACAATCTGATTTCAGTCAATTCACCGATCGCACGTGGCTTGATCGGGAAGGAAGAGGGTGAGGTTGTGACGATCAAAACGCCGGGTGGCGAGGTCGAATACGAAATCCTGAAGGTCGAGTACCTCTAG
- the dacB gene encoding serine-type D-Ala-D-Ala carboxypeptidase encodes MRFSRLLSGLACMLAFSSQATPVQDYTQYLPDGTNLALLVQKVGATTPAIDYHGQQMALPASTQKVITGLVALLQLGPDFRFTTTFESRGQISDGTLNGDLVVRFDGDPTLRRQQIRNMVAALKKQGVERIRGDIFIDTSVFASHDKAPGWPWNDLTQCFSAPPAAAIVDRNCFSVSLYSAPKAGERAFIRVASYYPVHMFSEVKTLARGSAEAQYCELDVVPGELNRYTLTGCLTQRADPLPLAFAVQDGAAYAGAIVKAELQQANIDISGHLRRETQVTPQGTILAQTQSAPLHDLLRIMLKKSDNMIADTVFRTIGHSYFGVPGTWRAGSDAVRQILRKKAGINLGNSVVVDGSGLSRHNLISPATMMEVLQYIAQNDNQLNFISMLPLAGYDGTLQYRGGLHEAGVDGKVSAKTGSLQGVYNLAGFITTASGQRMAFVQYLSGYAVPPQDQRTRRQPLVRFESRLYRDIYRNN; translated from the coding sequence ATGCGATTTTCACGATTACTGAGCGGACTGGCCTGTATGCTGGCGTTTAGCAGCCAAGCGACTCCAGTGCAGGACTATACCCAATACCTGCCCGATGGCACGAATCTGGCGCTGCTGGTGCAAAAAGTCGGCGCCACGACGCCGGCCATCGATTATCACGGGCAACAGATGGCATTGCCGGCCAGTACCCAGAAGGTGATTACCGGCTTGGTCGCCTTGCTGCAACTGGGGCCAGACTTCCGCTTCACCACCACGTTCGAGAGTCGGGGGCAAATCAGCGACGGCACCCTTAACGGCGATCTGGTCGTCCGTTTCGATGGCGATCCGACCCTACGCCGCCAACAGATCCGCAATATGGTCGCCGCCCTCAAGAAACAGGGAGTTGAGCGGATCCGGGGCGATATCTTTATCGATACCTCGGTGTTTGCGAGTCACGATAAGGCACCGGGTTGGCCGTGGAACGACCTGACCCAATGCTTTAGCGCGCCGCCCGCCGCCGCCATCGTCGATCGGAACTGCTTCTCCGTCTCGCTCTATAGCGCGCCGAAGGCGGGCGAGCGGGCGTTTATCCGCGTCGCCTCCTACTACCCGGTCCACATGTTCAGCGAGGTCAAAACCCTCGCGCGTGGCTCCGCCGAGGCGCAGTATTGCGAGCTGGATGTCGTCCCCGGGGAGCTGAACCGTTATACCCTGACCGGCTGCCTGACCCAGCGCGCCGACCCGCTACCGTTAGCCTTCGCCGTACAGGATGGCGCGGCCTATGCCGGTGCAATCGTCAAGGCAGAGTTGCAACAAGCTAACATCGATATCAGCGGCCATCTACGGCGCGAAACCCAGGTGACGCCGCAGGGGACCATCCTGGCACAAACCCAGTCGGCTCCGCTGCATGATCTGCTGCGCATCATGCTAAAAAAATCGGACAACATGATTGCCGATACCGTCTTCCGCACCATCGGTCACAGCTATTTCGGCGTGCCGGGAACCTGGCGGGCCGGATCGGATGCGGTGCGTCAAATCTTACGCAAGAAGGCAGGGATCAATCTGGGCAACTCCGTCGTGGTCGACGGGTCGGGCCTGTCACGCCATAACCTGATTTCCCCAGCCACCATGATGGAAGTCCTGCAATACATTGCGCAAAATGATAACCAACTAAACTTCATCAGCATGCTGCCACTGGCCGGCTACGATGGCACGCTGCAATACCGTGGCGGGCTGCATGAGGCGGGTGTGGATGGCAAGGTGTCGGCTAAGACCGGATCGTTGCAGGGGGTCTATAACCTCGCTGGCTTTATCACCACCGCCAGTGGCCAACGTATGGCCTTCGTCCAGTATCTGTCGGGCTATGCCGTCCCCCCCCAAGATCAACGTACCCGTCGTCAGCCACTGGTGCGCTTCGAGAGTCGACTATACCGTGACATCTACCGTAATAACTGA
- the pmrA gene encoding two-component system response regulator PmrA, giving the protein MKILIVEDDTLIQQGLAQAMGRENYACDCAGSAAEANGLLQSGQYSLIILDLGLPDMDGGSALRQWRRDGIATPVLILTARDTVGERVAGLDAGADDYLVKPFALAELLARTRALIRRMQGLCDNILQVDNIRLDLSNHQVSCNNQALEVTPKEFTILARLMTRAGQTISREVLQQDLYSWQDELSSNSLEVHIHNLRRKLGRERIKTLRGVGYRLEKAP; this is encoded by the coding sequence ATGAAGATCCTGATCGTCGAAGACGACACGTTGATCCAGCAAGGGTTGGCGCAAGCGATGGGGCGAGAAAACTATGCCTGCGACTGCGCCGGCAGCGCCGCCGAGGCCAACGGGCTATTGCAGAGCGGGCAATACAGCTTGATTATCCTCGATCTCGGACTACCCGATATGGATGGCGGCAGTGCGCTACGTCAGTGGCGCCGCGATGGGATTGCTACCCCGGTCTTAATCCTAACGGCGCGTGATACCGTCGGTGAACGGGTCGCAGGCTTGGATGCCGGTGCCGATGACTACCTGGTTAAACCTTTCGCCCTGGCCGAGCTGCTGGCACGTACACGTGCCCTGATCCGCCGGATGCAAGGGCTGTGCGACAATATCCTCCAGGTCGATAACATTCGCCTCGATCTCTCCAACCATCAGGTCAGCTGTAATAACCAAGCCTTGGAGGTTACCCCCAAGGAGTTCACTATCCTAGCCCGCCTGATGACCCGCGCGGGACAAACCATCAGCCGTGAGGTTTTACAGCAAGATCTCTACTCCTGGCAGGACGAGCTCAGCTCCAATTCGCTGGAAGTACATATCCATAATCTACGGCGTAAGCTGGGGCGCGAACGGATCAAGACTCTGCGTGGGGTCGGCTATCGGCTGGAAAAGGCACCATGA
- the pmrB gene encoding two-component system sensor histidine kinase PmrB, with translation MISMRRNLLIMLALILLITQLVSALWLWHESREQISFLVNETLSAKARNAHVDKEIREAIAALLIPSLVMMSITLLVSALAVSWIVRPLNQLQARLEKRSPSNLTPIDIDSKMVEITSVTRTLNHLFARLQHTLRQERLFTADAAHELRTPLAGIRLHLELMEQNGVAQAAMLVQRIDQLMATVEQLLMLSRTGQDFAGGHYPRLDLIADVIRPQQHALREMLAQRRQRLVLEIPPQLPMHGDAMLLSLMLRNLVENAHRYSPEQSDIVLRVASDPSGRDCTLQVIDGGPGIDESRANELTEPFHRLDRRFGGSGLGLHIVVRVLQLHKGQLSLRNNRPGPGLNARCQLPRTLQDY, from the coding sequence ATGATCAGCATGCGGCGCAATCTGCTCATCATGTTGGCGCTGATCTTATTGATCACTCAGCTCGTCAGCGCATTATGGCTCTGGCACGAGAGCCGAGAGCAAATCAGTTTTCTGGTTAATGAAACCCTCAGCGCTAAGGCGCGTAATGCCCATGTCGACAAGGAGATCCGCGAGGCCATCGCGGCCCTACTGATCCCCTCGCTGGTGATGATGAGCATCACTCTGCTGGTCTCGGCACTGGCCGTCAGTTGGATCGTACGCCCGCTCAATCAGCTCCAGGCGCGTCTGGAGAAACGCTCGCCCAGCAACCTGACGCCCATCGACATCGACAGCAAGATGGTCGAAATCACTTCCGTTACCCGAACGCTCAACCATCTGTTCGCCCGCTTACAGCATACTCTGCGTCAGGAACGCCTCTTTACCGCAGATGCGGCTCACGAGCTGCGTACCCCATTAGCGGGTATACGCCTGCACTTGGAGTTGATGGAGCAGAATGGCGTCGCGCAGGCCGCGATGCTGGTGCAGCGCATCGATCAGCTGATGGCGACGGTAGAACAGCTGTTGATGCTGTCCCGTACGGGGCAAGACTTCGCTGGCGGCCACTATCCACGCTTAGATCTGATCGCCGACGTGATTCGGCCACAACAACACGCATTGCGGGAAATGCTCGCCCAACGCCGCCAGCGCTTGGTGCTGGAGATCCCCCCCCAGTTACCGATGCATGGCGATGCGATGCTATTGAGCCTCATGCTGCGCAACCTCGTGGAAAACGCCCATCGCTACAGCCCCGAACAGAGCGATATCGTGCTGCGGGTCGCCAGCGATCCCAGTGGACGCGACTGCACCCTCCAGGTGATCGACGGCGGGCCGGGGATCGACGAGTCACGCGCCAATGAACTCACCGAACCCTTCCACCGTTTGGATCGCCGCTTTGGCGGCAGCGGCTTAGGGCTGCATATCGTGGTACGCGTACTCCAGCTCCATAAGGGGCAACTCAGCTTACGTAATAATCGTCCCGGACCAGGACTCAATGCTCGTTGCCAACTACCACGCACCTTACAGGACTATTAG